TTCTACTCAAAACCAACATAAACTTTATGGGTTAGATTGTACAGAACATCAAGAAATGGAATTACTGTGTTTGTAAGATTCTTACGTCCTTACACTACTGCAATTATGTCTCAAGTTCTAGTATTTCAGGGCCTTATCAGTGTTAGGTTCTTAGGGCCTAAATGGGTTGTTCTCCTTGCCAGGGTGACAAACTTTAAGCACTCACAACTAGGTAAGTTAGCTGTAGGTGGGATGGAAGTTTCCTCTCTGTTCCTAGAAGAAAGGGGTTCTTTGCTTCTGGTGAGGTTAGTGGTCTTTGGATCAGGAGGCTGAATGTGATCTTGAAGCATGAGCTCTACCACGGCATATTCAATGCTGCAGTAATAGTGGCGATTTCATAAGCAGTGTTTATGGCTGAAGCGCTAGACATAAAGACACACTAAGGAGAAGACTGTATTTactgtttcatattttttaatggCAGAAACCAGAGCAAATTgcagaaaattaataataataataataataaaccctACCTGACAGGATCGGTCAGAATTAAAGCTTTATATTATAAAACGTCATATGAAATTGTAACACTTACGAATACGTCTGAAGAATGCTAACGTCTTTTCTGACAGTAAGTATCAGGTGTTTCCTGATGTCCTCATTGTTCAGAAACTCAGAAGGAGTTCCTCCTAAGAATTTGACATGCTCAAGAATGTCTTCATCTTTTACTTCGTTTACTTTTCCcatcagaagaaatgcttccGACTGTGAGCAGCAGACAAAAGATCAGGTGTTGTGCAGCATACACACCGTATTAAATAATACAGCGCAGTATACATCACtttaaatagtattttcacTAAGAATTGCTTTAGTAAAAAAGTAGGAAGACAGTCTATCGCCAGTACACAATGGCCGATCAACTTAACGCTTGCAGAGCATACTTGAAGAGGGTTAGGAGACAATGTTTGCTAACTGATGGTAAGTGAGACAAATACAGAGAATTCCAGACATGTAACACTGAATTTGACTCTCACTATTGAAATACCAGGaataaaacagtaaagaaaagcCTAACTAGTGGGcaccaggaaaaaataactggGCAAATGCACTGACGGCTGGTGTGGGAGGGTGATAAACAACTCAGGTAAGACAGTTATTTCACGTTACAAAGGAGCATAacttcactttttgtttttgttgcttttctttttttttttaaccaaaaagCCTTTCCCAGAGGCCACAGTAAATAACAGAGTATTGAGAAGATCAAGGAGATTGTGCCCTCCAGGCTAAGGTTAGCCGTGCTAAATATTGCACTGAAATTCTCCATCCAGCTCAGAATTCACATCTGCAAAGaaatcagaacatttttctgcatgcagcccaaagtttgctttgttttaaagtgcATGGCATGTACAGATACCACAAGTGCTTTACTAGCTaatacactgttttcttttgcactggTAATGATTTTATAACTTACATGTGGGGCGTACACCCCTGATAAAAAAAGATGGATCGGCTCTAGtccatgcttttctttcaagtgtACTGCAACTGCATAGCTAATGTAAGCTccaaaactgcagcaaaaagagaaattaaagcaaTATAGGTAAAATCAGTAACATAATTCCAACGTTAGTGCTAACTGGCTATCTTTAACAGTGACAGAAATTGTAAATATAGGGGATTTTATGGTTCTGTAATGATGGCATAAATTAACTAATTCACACAAGATGCATTTCAATACAGGCTATTTTTACAAATCAGGCCTTTGTTGCCTACATTTATTGTAGCCTCCCAAACTTGCATCAAAGAGAGTTGTGTTGAATAACTGAAACTAAAAGTGATCTTTAGAACACATTTGTTTAATGACTGGTTCACTTCATGCATTCACTAAGGAGTAAACACTGGCACAAATACTAACACTAAACCACTGCAGTGCATTActgtagaaaataaacacagcactgccatttTCAGTTGTTAAAAGTAATTTAACACAAATCCCCAGAGTCTTTGGGATCAGCAGCATCTTTTAGTATGGCTTGACAAAACctttacagaaatgtatttgcCAATGGCTTTTGCCAAGAGTCAAATGACTATGCAAAGCTAAAGTTCCTTCACCAGGGTATCTGAAAATGTATATAACGTCACCTGTGACCAAAGAATGCAAACGGTTTTTCTTGCAGATCTTTCAGCAAAGCGTTAGTGATGTCATTAATGACAGCTGTCATGTCTTTTGCAAAAGGCTCCTTAGCACGACTTTCTCTTCCAGGAAGCCTTACAACAGACACTGCAGAAGAGACAGAGGAAGGGACGGAAAAGAATTGCAGTCATTTCAAGTGCAAACAGTAAAgtcattttcattcagttttctcatCAGTTATGAAAATACACAGGTTATGTAAATTAATCCTCTTATGGCTGTTACATTGTGTTTGCTATTCCTACTGTTATCATTTAATCCTGTCATTAAAGACAGATCAAGTCTCCATCCCTTCCTTTACTCACAAATGTTGCCTCTCCCACTGGAATAATCTATAAATGCCTTGAATCAGAAATTCACTTACAATGATCGCAAGGTCATGATCTCAGCTCAGGTTTCAAAGCAATTCCATTGCTATTAGTACTAATAACCACCAAAAATCCATCAATTTCACTAGAAGTAAATCAATAAAGAACATCCTTTCAAGGGCAGCATTACAAAGTCAACCAGCTATTAGAATCACACAGTCCTGGTTTTCCCCTTGGAAGGCTCTTCAGGCTTTGCACAGTAAAATGCAGAACTGATGCTATTGATGCTCAATGAGCACAGTGTGCCTTTTTATTACATTCCTTTCAGAAACCTGGAGTTTTCTCTCGCTGCTTAAAGAAATAAGGAACGGATAGATCAGTAAGAATGTTGGCTTCCTGAGATTTCTGGATGTAATGGGTAAGACACAAAGTATTTTACGATAGAATGAGCCACTGTGTAGTACCACAGATAGTGGTATAAAAACGTTCACGTTCTTCACCTTTAAGACACCTAAAGCTTCTGAAAGCTGCTATCATCTCCATTTATCCATTGGGGTCTGCAGTTGTTCCTGGCCCATCTCCTTAGTAACTTTGTTGGAAGCTTCTTCTTCCGAACAAAAACCTTCACTTTTTAAGTTTTTACTTCTTCTAATTTCTAGGAAAGGTAGATGTGATTTATGCAACAATTTGCAGGAAGCATACAAGCAATTTGTGGACCGGTACAACTGCAATGGCATTGGACTCCTTTAATGCTAAAGacttcctcttttctttgtgGAAGGTCTGGCACAAGGCCTTGGTTACCCTTCGAATAGTTGAGCATTGGATCATTTTAGCACTGATATAGTCTGGCAGCAATGGCAATTGCTTCACACTGTAACTAAACATAATGACACTGTTATAAATCCATTGTTTAAACTTCAGATTTGATAGCAGGGAGTACAGAATGCTCTGGGGAAACGATATTAATTCTGTGCAGCCTCCCAGTGTTAAAAAGTACTTCTTAGATCTTCAGCGCTCTACTATAAGGCACCGCTGACGCCTTGTTTTGACACAGTTAACAATGTGCCACTGTGTTGCTGCTTCTGAATCCTGCCAGCAGTTTCTGAGGCAGCAAGCACACTACACGGCCTCCAGAAATTCAGCTCCGAGGATATAACTTTTTAACTTAGTCAAGTATAAGGTACAAAGTGGTACAGAAGTTTAGTAAACCCAGAATCCTAATGAAAATTTGAATTCCTATTAGTATTTCTTTCTAGATATAAAGTccacaggaaaaagaattgCAGCGCTCTCAATAGCGTGATATTCTGTTTAGAAAATGTAACTGCAACACAGACTGCCCAGCTTTCTTAACTGCTGCTTTAACTACACAAGTGACAAACCTTCAATTGAGTTGCCGAAGAGTTTACCCCATTGAGCAAAGTGAGAAGTTCCACCTCCAGCCCACGGAAAGCAAATCAGCCTACAGAGAGCATTCGGCCTTTTATATGGACGAACAATTGCCTTCTCCATGCctggcaaagaaaaatagaagtaacCAGTATGAAAACCATTGTTCCAAAGCTCTTCAGatgaaggaaaattaaactGCATTAAGTTTAACTTATAACAGTGGGCTAACATTTTCTATCATCAGAGCTGCTTGTGCTGTGACAACAGTCAGTTAGATATGAGATAATCTTCACGCAACaatgaaaatcagttttatagAACCAGTTTTATAGAATGCTTTTATAGAGGTGATGGAATAGCATTGGGCAACACCTTTGgcagtattttcttctatttgagTCATTGGCCACAAGGAGTATCgcaagcagcaaaagaaattgaTCTGGGGTTTCAAGATGGCTCTTCAAAAACACAGGCTTTTAGAAGACATCCCAAAATATAAGGCCCATCTGAAGACATAGAAAACACAGTGATCACATGGTTCAGTATTCTGTCtacaaaagcagtaaaaatggATCTCCAGGGAACAGCTGGATGCGGATTCTTTATATACAGAAAACATCTATGGATTTCTCATTTGTGTGTTTATCCAGTGTCCCCTTACGTTCACACAGTCAGCATCCACAACATCCTCGTGCAACGAGTTGCACCACTGTCCGTTGCGTGATGTATCTGAATCTGACTCCTACAACTTCTATTGGTGGCCTCAGAGTAGCCATGTAAGGAATCCAAATGGGAATCCCTCTGAACCTGCCACTAAGCATTTCTGAGAtcttctgttgcattttctCAACTCTCATTCAGCTTCCAGAATGAAAAAGCCTGGCTTGCTGTAATATTCTTCATATGGTGGTGCTTCCGCATTCATGACCACAATCATTGcccttttctgttgtttaattttgttgtaTCCTTTCTGAGATGGTGGGGTTACCAGAACCATGCTCAGCTTTAGTATAGCAGCTTTAGTGCTTTTGGTTACACCAAAGCAAGATCTGTGACTACTCTGCTCTTTTTACCAGGTGGAGAAATAGAATCAAAGCTGCCAGCTGCATTGTTCTGAAGCATCTGATACTGTCTTTCCTATCAGAAGAGTTATTCTCTCCTATCAGAAGAGTTATTCTcaatcattctttttctttcttgacttTCCTCTATTACTGCAGATTAGATTGGTGGACATGAGCACTGAGGTGACGTCCCACTGCTTACTGCATACCAGGCTCTGCTCCGTCACACAGAAATACCGGGCACAGATAAATTACTGAGAAGTGACAGTGAAACAGAATTCATAAAAGATTCTTTTTAAAGGTTCCTGTTAAAAAGACCGTAAAACTAATAGTAGATACAtataaagcagcaaaaaaagagcaacattTCCAAGATGCTTAAAGCCATCATAGGCATTATTTCTCACTGAGAATACAGCTCTGTATATGCTAGAGCATAAAATAAACCTGTTCATAAAATAAACCTCCATGCTTATACATAGTCTTTTATACCTGCTCACAAAAGTATGAGAAGTGCAACTGGACCAGAGTAGGCAGCAATTCTCGCCAATTGTAATGcgaacaagaaagaagaaaatctattgTGATGTTGCTGTAGCTAAAATTTCTTGATTTTTGGGCATATTTAAATTAACATGAACATCAGCATTTGTTAAGAATCATTTCAAAGAAACTAAGGAAAGCAAGCCAAGCAAATCTGGATCAAAAGTCAACTGACAAAAACCATGTTTCAGTCAGTGAGGTATGgtggaagcagcacagcagaagccGTCATTCCTCAGGTAGATTCACTCAGCATCAGTACCACCAGTCCCATTTACATGGTCACTTCTTCCTCACagagacagaaacaaacattttggaAGCCTTTTGACTTGACAGACAAGTAAGAatagaaaaatctcttttcaaaaCTATTctaaaagtgacagaaaaactTCAGGCATGAGAAAGAAGCACATTTAGCCACGTCCTTAAACTATTTCATGATACATTACCAGTCACTGAGAATCTTTCACGCTTTCTACTCATACAGGTTTATCCCGTTATTGTCCAACTTACTTTAGAAGAAAAGTACCTGAAAAATCACCAGTGCAAGTGCCAAGAAATGACAGCCCAAGGGCTGAATCAGTGCTGCGTAATGAGAAGAATCAAACCTTATGTATCAGCAGATGCGAGGTGAAGCCAGTCGTGCAGGTGAGGAAGGTATATGATCAAGGTGGGAGAGTCACTTGCTTTATGTCTTTTCTGAAGGGGAGGAGTCTCTGCACAGGAAAAAAGGCAGGGACTGAAGCACAGAACATCCCAAAAAGAGACTGAAACATCTGGGCGTGACATCAAGCGGTGTAAGAAGGGTGTCCACATCGATCCCAGCAATTTAAGCAGCATAGGTTAGCACACCAATGATAGCATGGAAGCTGTAGCAATTTTACTGCTGGCAATCCACAATCtaactggaaaaaacaacacctttaCAAAGCAACCAAGAAATAGCAGCCATTTAGGATAACTATGTTCAGATGTACAGCACTCACACCACTGCTGGGCAGTTTGGTAAGGGGCTGAAGCTGTGAACGTCATTGCCTGATTTAAATAAAACCCAGCTTTTGTTTAGTGGGCCAGTTATAATTTCAACAAGCTGGAAACATGAACACACTGGTTACAGGTGATGGTTTTGTGCCATCTCCCACGTTGCTCTTCTGAAGATGCTATCAGCAACCTAAAAATCCCAGTGTATTTTGTAACTGCTTCTGTAGCACTAGGAATACTgccatcttttttcttcttttttagcGTTGCtctaacaaaaataacagcaatagTAATAAAGTAAAGATATTCCAAAGCATTGGCCAAAACTAACAGACCAGATGCCAAAGTGTGTTGTGATCCTTAATTTAAGATATATCAGCTGGATTACTCTGTAGTTTTCACATTattgctggcactgctgcccaatGAGCAGTGggtgccccaaccctggaggtgctcaaggccaggctggatggggccctgtgcatCCTGATCTAGtggggcacagccctgcccatggaaGGGCAGCGGGACTGGGTTGgctttagggtcccttccaacccaagcctttATGTGATTCTGTCACTATGGTTATTCTCcatttttccatatttctctAGGAGACTGAGAAATGTTGGTTGAAAAGTGCACCTGCTGGCCCAGCCAGTCAGCTGGGCTTCCCCAGATGAGGTCAGCAGCCTTCCATTCACTGCAGATTTCCTGCTGTCCTGAGAACCCTCAATCAGGACAAAAGACCTCATGCAAATGCTAACAAGAAAgccttccccatccctcctctcccagctgcagctgtttccaTGGGAACAGTCGTGGGGAAAGCGAGGGCTTGGCAGTGAATGCTGATCACGGGCTCTGCAAACTTCCAGATGGCAAAAGTCAAAATGCCAACAGCTGCTAAGGCTCTTTCATAGCACGTCTGTGTTGCAATTAATATGAAGTAAGATGCGGCACACCTATGTTTGGAAGGTGCACAATTTAAAGCAGCTTATATTGGTTGACTAGTCCTGACCTGTGCTGTTATGCCCAACAGGGCTTCTCCATATGATGCTAACAGACGCATCTGCTCACAACTTACAATTTGTAATAAAGCTCCTAATGTGCTATATTTATTCCAACCTCCCATGGTGGCAATTATCAAATCAGACACATGATGTTGATGTCCTGAAAGCCAGCTGCTAAAAACATCAGGTCCAGCAATGACGCTCCTAGagtaataaaatattactgGAAATGATAGTTTTCTAAGGTTGAAAATAATATATGTTAAGAATAAGATTCAAAAGCGCAGCATTAATGAAGCAACATGACATTTCCTTAGAAGTACTGAATCACAGCTTGTACGTTCTGCTTGGTTTTGCTTCccttctgactttttttctcactatcaaagaattttcatttttcaaacaaaaattaatgttttcacaAATGAATTATTTCCAAGGGATGCCTCTCTCaaccaaaattatttttctctttcatcttcatCCCTGAAAATGGGGCCTTTACAGAACCAAATTTGCCAAGTCCAGAAGTTCCTCCTCCTTAAAGATTTCttagctgctgctctgttgaCAATTTTCAGTTTCCTAACAGTAATACAAAGGGTCTTAGCAGTAGGGCAGGAAGACTATAAGTGAGTGAAGCACTTACAAGACAACTGGCAAGTATGATTCTATCAGAAATGGTGATGAAAGCGAGCACAAATTTATGCACTAGTTACAattctggagaccaaacaatgtGGTCTTTGTCTAGGAATAAAACCATTGCTGGAGCAGTTGCAGTTCACTAACAGTAATTTAATGTGTCTCATTTTGAAAACCAAAATCAGCACGTACAGATCTCTGCAGTCAAGCAACAATGGAGCTCTGTTTCTAAGTTGTACATGTTAAGATTTGAAGAACTAAGTCTGAAGAACTAACTACATAAGAATGTATGTTGCTTATTAAAAGCTGGCTCTTATTATAGCCCATTGTGAAATACGCTGgattatatttgcatttaatttgctttctcctctgtaTATCATCACTTACTGtcaataattattattttaacaaacCTTTGCCATTTTACCATCTTTACTGCAACTATACATCACTTCCTGGTCACTCTACTTCAAAGGATAAACTTAAATCTTTCCCTTTTAGAAGTATTGATGGAGAGACATGCAATTAAGCAGTTCTCATTCTACctggaggaagagctgcagtAAGTCTCCTCTCTAGGACAGTCTTGAGACAATCTTaactaaatgaaaatgtcaCTTTATTGCTCTTAAGTATGCAGAAGCAAATGTGGattgaaaagcagaatttgcaAAATGGAAGACTTCAGACATATATTACTTCCTGGAGAGACTGGGAAAGATGGGCATCACCAGGTAGAGTACTGAATAATCTCATCTGAAAGCCTGCCTATCATACTGGTCAGCCTCTTCAAGACAGCTAACTTCAACTGGATCAGATACAGGGCATTGCTAGAATAGACAGCATGTGGAAGAGAAGTGAGCGCATCTTGTATAATGAGTACAGACCATCTATGAATTAACAATAGCTAGAAATAGGATTTTAACCAATCACATTCTGAAATAACTTTCCAGGCAAGAGCAGAAAAACTCGTTGTGCTAAGACTTTAATTCAGGTTATTAAAGTTGTTGTATAACACATAGGTGAACCCTTTTAGTACCACACTGCTATTAGCTTGATGTAGGAGTGCATCTGCAGACAAGCAAAGGAAGTCAGCTAGCTGCAATGCTGAAAGAATAGATCTGCTAACAGAGGGCCAGTTTAGTTTAAGAAATACAAAgcccttttcatttctgtactcAGGATGTACTATATGCAATAAAGTCAGACCACTAAGGACTGCTAaactaagagaaaacaaaggagtactaaaaatagagaaaacagcaaatctgAAGGGACTAGAATCCATAAGAAAGCTGACTTTCCAGCCTTGCACAGGGATACATGTACATGAACATAAAAAATGTTCAGTCTGTATACAGGTCTGACCAcggaaaatataaaaaacaaaatagatgCAGTCTGGGCACAGAGCAGTAACAATGATGGGAATAAGGATGGGTGATGATGTCAGCAActggtgatggttggactagatgatcttactgatctttcccaaccttaatgattctgtgactccatgTTATTGTAAGTCAGAAGACTATCATCTCCTTTAGGTACAACCTGTGATGCTCTTGAAAATCTCTGTCAAATCCTTCAGTAGATTCCTCAGGGTATGAACGATGTGCACACCAGTTTGAGGGCTGAAGTGCTCCGCTCTAAACTGAATAACACTTTAGAGAGAAGGAGAATGAATGAGAAATACAGTTAACTGCCAGGGATCCAGAAACTCCTAAAAAGCATCAAAGGCAACATTTTAAGGTGGACAGAAAGcaactgaagcagaagaaaccTACAAACATGTAAGGCAGGCATTTGCTGAGCTCTGAGGGATTACAAGTGTACCCTGAAAACTTCCCCTAAAGGcaataaaagaaatgcacaaatgAAGGAAATCACTGACAGAGATGAGctaagaatgaaaaagaag
The window above is part of the Coturnix japonica isolate 7356 chromosome 2, Coturnix japonica 2.1, whole genome shotgun sequence genome. Proteins encoded here:
- the OLAH gene encoding LOW QUALITY PROTEIN: S-acyl fatty acid synthase thioesterase, medium chain (The sequence of the model RefSeq protein was modified relative to this genomic sequence to represent the inferred CDS: substituted 2 bases at 2 genomic stop codons); protein product: MFQSLFGMFCASVPAFFPVQRLLPFRKDIKQVTLPPXSYTFLTCTTGFTSHLLIHKVXFFSLRSTDSALGLSFLGTCTGDFSGMEKAIVRPYKRPNALCRLICFPWAGGGTSHFAQWGKLFGNSIEVSVVRLPGRESRAKEPFAKDMTAVINDITNALLKDLQEKPFAFFGHSFGAYISYAVAVHLKEKHGLEPIHLFLSGVYAPHSEAFLLMGKVNEVKDEDILEHVKFLGGTPSEFLNNEDIRKHLILTVRKDVSILQTYSFEKAEKKTIFSCDVTCFDGSEETVHDAEAWLSITRGDTSIYSLPGAHFYLLEPANEIFLIKHITKCIENAAL